The genomic segment AAGGGCTTCCTCTACGCCAAAAGCCTGGTGGAATCCCGCCACGAGAAGGAGGCCGAAGCCCTCCTGAAGGCCCTGGCCCAGGAGGCGGAGGGGTACGGGTTTGCCCTTTTGGAGGGGGAAGAGGGCCTCAGGCTATCGGGAAGGGGCCCCATGCCTCCCGAGCTTTCCGCCAAGCTGGAGGAAACCATTTTGGCCTATGTGGACGTGCGGCAGCGGGCGGAGGCGGAGGTGGCCGCCCTAAGGCGGGGCTTCGCCGAGCGCTTCCTCCTGCCCAAGGCCCAGGAGCTTAAAGGGCGCTTCCCCCAGGCGGGCCGGTACCTGGACTGGATCACGGAAACCCTGCTCCGGGCCGCCGCCTTGGAGGAGGCCCTCAAGTTGGAAAGGCTCCTGCCCCGGCTTCTGGTTGAGGGGGGGGAACGGGTGGTCTATGAGCCCAACCCCAGCCCGGAAAGGCTTTTTGGCCACCTGGAGTACGAGATGCAAGAGGGCCTCCTCTCCACCCACCTGGGGCTTTTGCGCCCCGGGGCCCTGCACCGGGCCACGGGAGGGGTGCTGGTCCTCGAGGCCCACCGGGTTTGGGAACTGGGAAGCTACACCCCCCTGAAGCGGGCCTTGGCCACAAAGGAGGTGGAGCCCCTCTCCCCCCGGCCCGAGGTCAAGGGCCCCCGCCTCCAACCCGCCCCCCTCAAGGCCCAGGTCTTCCTGGTGGGCCCCCCGGAGGTGATCGCCTTCCTGGAGGAAGACGAGGAATTCCTGGAGCTTTTCCCCTTCCGCGTGGAGTTCAGCCCGGAGATCCCCTACACGGAGGAGAACGTGGCCTACCTGGGGGGATTTTTGGAGGCCGAGGGGGTGGCCCTGACCCCCGAGGGCCTCTCCGCCCTGGCGGACGAGGCCCGCCGCTGGACCGGGCACAAGGAACGCCTGGACGCCAGGCTTTACCGCCTTTTGGACTTGGCCCAGGAAGCCTCGGCCCTCAAGCGCCCCCTGGACCGGGAGGCGGTGGAAAAGGCCCTCCTGGCCAGGGAGGAGCGGTTCGGCCTGGAGGAGGAGCTGTACCTGAAGGACCTGGAGGAAGGGGTGGTGGCCCTCGAGGTCCAAGGCACGCGGGTGGGCGAAATCAACGGCCTGGTGGTGGTGGAAGGACCCCTGCCCCGGGGGCGGCCGGTGCGCATCACCGCCCAGGCGGGCCCCGGACGGGAGGGCATCCTCTCCATTGACCGGGAGGTGGGCCTGGGGGGGCAGGTCTTCCACAAGGCGGTCCTCACCCTGGCGGGTTACCTGCGGGGAACCTACGCCAGCCTGGGGGCCCTTTCCGCCACGGTGAGCCTGGTCTTTGAGCAAAGCTACGGGGGAATAGAGGGGGATTCCGCAGGGCTTGCGGAGCTTTTGGCGGTACTTTCCGCCATCTCGGGGCTTCCCCTAAGGCAGGACCTGGCGGTCACGGGCGCAGTGGACCAGACAGGGAGGGTCCTGGCCGTGGGCCGGGTGGCGGAGAAGGTGGAGGGATTCTTCCGGGTCTGCCAGACCCTGGGGCTCACGGGAAGCCAGGGGGTGGTGCTCCCCAAGGCCAACCTCCCCCACCTAACCCTGCGGAAGGAGGTGGTGGAAGCGGTGGAGAAGGGGCGCTTCCACCTCTACGCGGTGGAGGAGGTGGACCAGGCCATAGAGCTTCTCTTCGGCCGCAAGGCCTACTGGGTCCACGACCGGGTGCGGGAGGTCCTGGGGGAGTTCCGCAAGATGGAGAACGGGGAGGAAAACACCTCCCCGTAAGGCGGTTTCGGCTAGCGCCCAGGCTCCAAAAGCAACACCCTTTCCCGGCCCGGGGCGGTGAAGGCCATGGGCAGGTATCCTCCCCTAGCCCAAAGGGGCAACAGGTCGGCGTAATGGGGGGAAAGGAAATGCCCCGTCTGGCCCATGGGATGGATGAAGAGGGAGGCCTCGGGATGGGCCAGGTCCACGATCTGCCGATAGCTGGGCCCGTGGGACATGAGGAGGGTTTTCGGGTCAAAGGGGCCCACGTTCACCGTGTACCGGTCCCCGCCAAAGGAAACCCTGCGGTCCGTAAACCGCCTCAAGGGGGTGTGGGTGAGGACCGCATGGGGGAAGGTGGCCTGGTGAACCGCCCCCCAGGAGCGGACCCTCAGGCCTTCCTTCCGGTCCAAGGTCCTCTCCAAGGCCAAGGCGGCAAAGTCCAGGCAGGATTCCCGGTACTCGGTTTCCGGTTGGTCGCAGTTTTTGTCCCCCTCCCGCAAGGCTTTGAGGAGATACCGGGGCTGGTCCCAGAACTCCTCCCCCACCTCTCCCCTCGGCAGGCGGGTGAGCTCCGTGTACCAGAGGGCGAAGACCAGGGCCTCCTCCGAGTTTTGGCCCATCACCCCATCCCAGGCCAAAAGCCTTTCCCGAAAGGCCCGGCTTCTTTCGGATAGGGGGTTGAGAAGCTCCAGGACTGGCCGGAAATCCCGGAAGAGGAGGGTCTTCTGGTCCTGTTGCATGGCCTGCATGTCCTCGAGGGCAAGCCTTTCCTTGGCCAGGAGGAGCTCCCGGATGCGCTCTGCCCGGTAGGGTTCGGCCCAGTCGTGGGTGAGGGCATAGGGGAAGCCCTGGGGCGTGACCTTGTTGTTGGCGGTGACCAGGAAGCCCTCCTTGGGGTTCAGCACCTTGGGCCACTCCTCCGACTTGCGGTAGCCCTGCCAGTCCCATTCCCCGTTTCCCGGGACCGGCACCATGCCCGTGTGCCCCTCCTTGCGGATGGGGAACTTCCCGGGGGCGATATAGCCGATATTGCCGTCCACATCGGCATAAACGAAGTTTTGGCTGGGGGCGGAGTAGGGGCTTAGGGCGGCCACGAACTCCTGCCAGTTCTGCGCCCGGTTGATCCCCAGATAGGCCATGAGGATGTGGTCCTCCTCATCCAGGCTCACCCAGCGAAGGGCCATGGGAACCCGGGGAGGGTTCTCTAGGGCGTCGGTGATCACCGGCCCATAGACCGTCTCCCGCACCCGAAGGACCTCCTCCTTTCCCCCCTTGATGGGGATCCTCTCCTCCCGCACCCGGTAGGGAACCACCCGCCCCTTGTAGCGGTATCCTTTCCCCTCCACGTCCTCCAGGAGGTAGAGGTCCTGTACATCCGCCCCCACGTTGGTAACCCCCCAGGCGATGCGGTCGTTGCGCCCAATGACGATTCCAGGAACCCCGGGGAGGCTGGCCCCGATGGCCCGGTAGCCGGGGGCTTCCAGGGCCATGAGGAACCAGAGGCTGGGAGCCCCAAGGCGCAGGTGGGGGTCATTGGCCAGGAAGGGTTTCCCCGTGACCGTGCGGCTTCCCGCCACCACCCAGTTGTTGCTGGCCTCGAGGAAACGCGGCGGGGCCATCTGAAGTAGGGCTACTGGGGCTTCCTCCCGCTTTAGAGGAAGCCTCAGGTCCTCGCTTTGCAGGATGGTGGGGGCGTCCTCGGGATAAGGGGGCATGAGCTCTAGTAGCCTCTCTGGGCTTATCCCGCGGGCCAAGAGGCGGTGGCGCAAAAGCTCCTCCTCCCAGTTCCCGGAAAGATCAAAGCTCATCATCTTGGCCCAGACCAAGACGTCGGGGCCCGTCCAGGGCTCAGGGCGGAAGCCCAGGAGGCGGAACTCGGGGGGCAGGGGTGCCCCGCTTTGCAAGAAGGCGTTCACCCCGGCCACGTAGGCATCCACCGCCTCTTTTTCCTCAGGGTAAAGCCTCTCGTAGGCCCCTTGGGCCGCCCGGTAAAAGCCAAAGGTACGCAGGAAACGGTCCTGGGCCAAGGTGGCCTCCCCCAGCACCTCGGAAAGCCTTCCCTGGCCCACCCGGCGCTGGAACTCCATCTGCCAAAGCCTTTCCTGGGCGTGAACGAATCCTTGGGCGAAGAGGAGGTCCCTTAGGGTCTGGGCCCGGATCCGCACCACCCCCCCTGGGTCCCGCCCCACCTCCACGGGAGCGGAAAGCCCCTTCAGAGCCAGCCTCCCTTCCACCTGGGGCAAGGAAGCCCGCAGGGTGATGTAGGCGGCCAAGCCCACCCCCAAAACCGCCAGGATGGCCAGACCCAAAAGCCAGGCCAAAACCCGTAAGAGGCGTTTCATAGTTGGACCGAGTATACCACTATCATGGGGGTTATGAGGCTGGTGTTCGTGGAAAACGGGCCCATCCGCCTGGAGGGCCAGCGCATCGTGGTGCGCGTAGGGGAGCGGGAGGAAGTGCGGAAAGGAAGGGTCTCCCTTTGCCGCTGTGGGGGCTCGGGGAACAAGCCCTTTTGCGACGGCACCCACAAGCGGATCGGCTTCCAGGCCCCGGGAGGGGAGCTGGAGGTGGGGGACTGACCCGCTGGTCAATCTCCGCCTCGAGGGGTAAACTCCGGTAGCCATGGGTGAGATGCACTATCGCAAACTGGGCAAGTGGGGCCTGAAGGTCTCGGAGATCTCCCTGGGGGCCTGGGTCACCTTTGGGGATGTGGTGAAGGACAAGGAAACCATCCGGGAGATCGTCAAGATCGCCTACGAGGGCGGGGTGAACTTTTTTGACAACGCCGACGTCTACGCCCGGGGCCTGGCGGAAGAGGTGATGGGGGAGGTGCTCAGGGAGTTTCCCCGGCACACCCTGGTCCTCTCCACCAAGGCCTACTGGCCCATGTCGGAAGACCCCAACGACCGGGGCCTAAGCCGCAAGCACCTTCTGGAAAGCATCACCCAAAGCTTAAAGCGCCTAAGGACCGAGTACGTGGACCTCTTCTTCGCCCACCGCTATGACCCCGAGGTGCCCATGGAGGAGATCGTCTACGCCATGCACACCATCGTGGAAAGGGGCTACGCCCTCTACTGGGGTACCTCGGAGTGGCCCGCCGCCAGGGTTGCTGAGGCGGTGACCTTCGCCCGGGAAAACGGCCTCCACCCGCCCGTGGTGGAGCAACCCCAGTACTCCATGCTCTACCGCGAGCGGGTGGAAGGGGAGATCCTCCCCGAGGCCCAGCGATTCGGCATGGGCCTGGTGGTCTGGAGCCCCTTGGCAATGGGCATGCTCACCGGACGGTACGACCAAGGCATCCCGCCGGAAAGCCGCTTCGCCCGCTACCCCCAGTTCGCCGAGCGCTTCCTCACGGAGGAAAACCGGAAGAAGGTGCTAAGGCTCAAGGAGGTGGCGGACGAGCTGGGCCTCACCCGCACCCAGCTGGCCCTGGCCTGGGTGCTCAGGCTTCCCGGGATCACGAGCGCCATCACCGGGGCCACCCGGCCCGAGCAGATTCGCGAAAGCCTGGGGGCCGCCGGGGTGGACCTGCCCCAGGAGGCCCTGGAGCGGATTGAGGCCATCCTTAAGGGCGAGGAGTAGAAAGGCCCTCTTGGCCGCGAGGCCCAGGTGGAGAGGGACCCGGGCCTCTTTTCTTCACGCCGAAAAAGGTTGGGGAAACCCTTCTCCCCGACGCCAAGCCGGACTAAACTGGCCTCCATGGACACCCTGGAAGCCTTAAGGCGCCTTTTCCCGGGCAAGGTGGACACCTCCCCCTCCGAGCGCCGCCGGCACGGGCGGGACGAGGGGTACCCCGAGGAGGGGGAGGTCTTGGCGGTGGTCTACCCGGAAAGCGTGGCGGATGTGCAAGAGGCCTTGAGATTTGCCAGGGAGAAGGGCCTGGCGGTGATTCCCTTTGGGGCAGGGACCAGCCTCGAGGGGCACCTTTACCCCCTTAAGGAAACCTTGAGCCTAGACTTCAGCCGCATGAACCGCATCCTGGAGGTGCGCCCCGAGGACTTCCTTTGCGTGGTGGAGCCTGGCCTCACCCGCAAGGCCCTCAACGAGGCCCTTAAGGGCACGGGGCTATTCTTCCCCGTGGACCCCGGGGCCGACGCCACCTTGGGCGGCATGGCCGCCACCAATGCCAGCGGCACCACCACGGTGCGCTACGGGGGGATGCGGGCCAATGTTTTGGCCCTCCAGGTGGTCTTGGCCAACGGGGAGGTATTGGAACTGGGCCGGGGGGTGCGTAAGGCCAGCGCTGGCTACGACCTAAAGGACCTCTTCCTCGGTTCGGAGGGGACCTTGGGCATCATCACCCGCCTCACCCTTAGGCTCCAGCCCCTGCCCGAACACATCCACACCTTAAGGGTTTTCTTCCCCGGGGTGGAGGAGGCCGCCTTGGCCAGCTACCGGGTGATGGCCAGCGGGCTTCCCGTGGCCCGGCTGGAGCTACTGGACGAGCTGGCCCTCAGGGCCCTAAACCGCTACCTACAAGCGGGCTTTCCCGAGAAGCCGGCCCTCTTTCTGGAGTTTCACTCCTCCACCCGGGAGGCCCTGGAGGCGGAAAGCGCCCTGGCCCTTAGCATCATGCGAGAGGCAGGGGCTTTGGAGGTGGAGGCCGCCAAGACCGAGGAGGAGCGCAGACGCCAGTGGGAGGCCCGCCACCAGGCCTACTGGGCCTTGGTGCACCTCTTCCCCGGCCACCGCTTCGTGATCACCGATGTGGCCGTTCCCCTCTCCCGCCTACCCGAGATGGTGCGCTACGCCCAAGGGCTCCTTGAGGAGATGGGCCTTACGGGCAACATCCTGGGCCACGTGGGGGATGGAAACTTCCACACCTTAGTCCCCGTCCTCCCCCAGGACTACCCCAAGGCGGAGGCCTACGCCGAGGCCCTGGTGCGAAGGGCCTTGGAGCTTGGGGGTACCTGTACCGCGGAGCACGGGGTGGGCCTGAGGAAGAAGAAGTACCTGCCCCTAGAGCACGGGCCTGCCCTGGAGTGGATGCGAAAACTAAAGGCCCTCCTCGACCCCGAGGGGCTCCTGAACCCGGGCAAGGTGCTTGACATAGCCCCTTCTTCCCGCTATAGTTAAGGATGGCGACGCGGGGTGGAGCAGCCTGGTAGCTCGTCGGGCTCATAACCCGAAGGTCGCGGGTTCAAATCCCGCCCCCGCAACCAAAAGAGGGCCCAGACCCCATGGGGTCTGGGCCTTTCCCTTACCCTGGGGGCATGGACTGGGAGATCCAACAAGACCCTGAGCGCCTGGTTAAGACCTTCCGCTTTGCCAACTTCCAAGAGGCCCTGGCCTTCGTCCAGCGGGTGGGGGAGCTGGCGGAGGCCCAAAACCACCACCCCCGGCTTACCCTGGAGTGGGGTCGGGTGACGGTGGAGTGGTGGACCCATAGCGCCGGGGGCATCACCGAGAAGGACCGGGAGATGGCCCGCCTCACCGACCTTCTCCTGGGGTAGCCTAGGAAGGGTATGGAAGCACGCACCCTAGAGCTGGTCTTCCCCGAGCACACCAATCCCTTGGGTGCCGCCTTCGGCGGCTTCGTGCTGGGCCTCATGGACAAGGTGGGTTCCTACGCCGCCGCCAGGAGGGCCAGAAAACCCGTGGTGACCGTGGCGGTGAGCAGCGTGGAGTTTAAGGTGCCCATCCGCACCGGGGACCTGTTGGAGGTGGTGGCCAAGGTGATACGGGTGGGGCGCACCTCCTTGACCGTGGAGGTGGAGGTCTACAAGGAGCGCTTCGGCCAGGAGAACGGCCGGGTGCTGGCCACCAAGGGGGAACTCACCTACGTGGCCGTGAACGAGAAGGGCCAGCCCGTGCCCGTGGACTGAGCGGCATGCCCGAGCTACCCGAGGTGGAAAACACCAGGAGGAAGCTTCTTCCCCTTTTCCTGGGGAAGAGGCTTCTTGCGATCCAGCACCAAGATCCCCTTCGCTACCGGAACACGGAGCGGGCCCTTGGCCAACGGGTGGAGGACCTCTGCCGCCGGGGTAAGTTCCTCCTCTTTGGCCTCACGGAGGGGTGGGAGATGGTGGTCCACCTGGGCATGACGGGGGGCTTCCGCCTGGAGGAAACCCCCCACGCCCGGGTGGTCTTCCGCCTCGAGGACCAGGAGGTCTTCTTCCACGACCCCCGGCGCTTTGGCCGGATCTGGGTGGTGAAAAAGGGGGATTACCGGGAGATCCCCCTTCTCCTCCGCCTGGGCCCCGAGCCCCTTTCCCAGGATTTTCGGTTCCCCGAGTTCTGGCTGGGGCTAAAGGGAAGCCAGAAGCCCCTTAAGGCCCTCCTCCTGGACCAGCGCCTGGCGGCTGGGGTGGGGAACATCTACGCCGACGAGGCCCTTTTTAGGGCCCGCCTCTCCCCCTTTCGCCGGGGGCGGGACCTCAGCCAAGGGGAAGCCGAACGGCTTTTTGCCGCCATCCGCACCGTGTTGGCCGAGGCCACCGCCCTAGGGGGAAGCACCCTTTCCGACCGCACCTACCAGCAACCCGATGGCCTTCCGGGAAGCTTCCAGCTACGCCACGCCGTCTATGGCCGCACGGGGCTCCCCTGCCCGGTTTGCGGGGAACCCATCGCCAGAAAGACGCTGGGGGGACGGGGCACCCACTTCTGCCCCCGGTGCCAGGGAGCCTAGCCCACCCGCCCTCTTCCCCGATCCAAGAGGTAAAAGAGCAGCCCCGAAACCAGGGCCAAGAAGGCGGCCAGGGCCAAGGCCTCCCGGAAGGGGGCCTCCCCGGGCCGGCCTAGGCGCTCGTAGATGGCCAGGGTCAGGGTGGTCCACTCGGGCCGCCAGAGCACCAAGCTGGCCCCAAACTCCCCCAAGATGGCCGCCAGGGCCAGGGCCAGCCCGGATTGCAAGGCGGGAAACACCAAGGGGATTTCCACCCGCAAAAAGGCCCTGACGGGGGTGGCCCCCAGAACCCGGGCCGCCTCGAGGAGGGTGGGAGGAAGGCTCCTAAGGGCGGGGAGAAGGGCCCGGGCCAAAAGGGGATAGGCCAGAAGGGCATAGGCGGAAAGCAAAAGGAGCAAGGAGCCCCGAAGGTGGGGGTAGGCCAAGAGGTAGCCCAGGCCCAGGGCCACTGGGCTCACCATGAGGGGGAAAAGGCCCAGGAGGTCCATGAAAGGGCCCCTCCGGGCCGAGGCCGCGTAGGCCACCCCCAAGGGCAGGGCCAGGAGCAAGGCCAAGAGGGTGAAGCGGAGGCTATTCCCCAAGGCCAGGGAAAGGGGGGTGAACTCCCTGGAGGCCCAGGCAGAGGCCAAGGCCCCCAGGTCTAAGCGCAGGAAAAGCCCCCACAGGGGGGCAAAAAGCAGGAGAAAGAAGGCCCCTATGCCCAGGGTG from the Thermus neutrinimicus genome contains:
- a CDS encoding AAA family ATPase; amino-acid sequence: MRVSALSWFTPPTEPKPAPPFFGQKRALKALEAAFRQGGHGYLVGPSGLGKRKRLLAYLRGRPFPKEELVYLPLGEEAFPLLLPEGQGRALVEGVEALLAEFTPALFREKGFLYAKSLVESRHEKEAEALLKALAQEAEGYGFALLEGEEGLRLSGRGPMPPELSAKLEETILAYVDVRQRAEAEVAALRRGFAERFLLPKAQELKGRFPQAGRYLDWITETLLRAAALEEALKLERLLPRLLVEGGERVVYEPNPSPERLFGHLEYEMQEGLLSTHLGLLRPGALHRATGGVLVLEAHRVWELGSYTPLKRALATKEVEPLSPRPEVKGPRLQPAPLKAQVFLVGPPEVIAFLEEDEEFLELFPFRVEFSPEIPYTEENVAYLGGFLEAEGVALTPEGLSALADEARRWTGHKERLDARLYRLLDLAQEASALKRPLDREAVEKALLAREERFGLEEELYLKDLEEGVVALEVQGTRVGEINGLVVVEGPLPRGRPVRITAQAGPGREGILSIDREVGLGGQVFHKAVLTLAGYLRGTYASLGALSATVSLVFEQSYGGIEGDSAGLAELLAVLSAISGLPLRQDLAVTGAVDQTGRVLAVGRVAEKVEGFFRVCQTLGLTGSQGVVLPKANLPHLTLRKEVVEAVEKGRFHLYAVEEVDQAIELLFGRKAYWVHDRVREVLGEFRKMENGEENTSP
- a CDS encoding penicillin acylase family protein, translating into MKRLLRVLAWLLGLAILAVLGVGLAAYITLRASLPQVEGRLALKGLSAPVEVGRDPGGVVRIRAQTLRDLLFAQGFVHAQERLWQMEFQRRVGQGRLSEVLGEATLAQDRFLRTFGFYRAAQGAYERLYPEEKEAVDAYVAGVNAFLQSGAPLPPEFRLLGFRPEPWTGPDVLVWAKMMSFDLSGNWEEELLRHRLLARGISPERLLELMPPYPEDAPTILQSEDLRLPLKREEAPVALLQMAPPRFLEASNNWVVAGSRTVTGKPFLANDPHLRLGAPSLWFLMALEAPGYRAIGASLPGVPGIVIGRNDRIAWGVTNVGADVQDLYLLEDVEGKGYRYKGRVVPYRVREERIPIKGGKEEVLRVRETVYGPVITDALENPPRVPMALRWVSLDEEDHILMAYLGINRAQNWQEFVAALSPYSAPSQNFVYADVDGNIGYIAPGKFPIRKEGHTGMVPVPGNGEWDWQGYRKSEEWPKVLNPKEGFLVTANNKVTPQGFPYALTHDWAEPYRAERIRELLLAKERLALEDMQAMQQDQKTLLFRDFRPVLELLNPLSERSRAFRERLLAWDGVMGQNSEEALVFALWYTELTRLPRGEVGEEFWDQPRYLLKALREGDKNCDQPETEYRESCLDFAALALERTLDRKEGLRVRSWGAVHQATFPHAVLTHTPLRRFTDRRVSFGGDRYTVNVGPFDPKTLLMSHGPSYRQIVDLAHPEASLFIHPMGQTGHFLSPHYADLLPLWARGGYLPMAFTAPGRERVLLLEPGR
- a CDS encoding CDGSH iron-sulfur domain-containing protein, with the protein product MRLVFVENGPIRLEGQRIVVRVGEREEVRKGRVSLCRCGGSGNKPFCDGTHKRIGFQAPGGELEVGD
- a CDS encoding aldo/keto reductase family protein; amino-acid sequence: MGEMHYRKLGKWGLKVSEISLGAWVTFGDVVKDKETIREIVKIAYEGGVNFFDNADVYARGLAEEVMGEVLREFPRHTLVLSTKAYWPMSEDPNDRGLSRKHLLESITQSLKRLRTEYVDLFFAHRYDPEVPMEEIVYAMHTIVERGYALYWGTSEWPAARVAEAVTFARENGLHPPVVEQPQYSMLYRERVEGEILPEAQRFGMGLVVWSPLAMGMLTGRYDQGIPPESRFARYPQFAERFLTEENRKKVLRLKEVADELGLTRTQLALAWVLRLPGITSAITGATRPEQIRESLGAAGVDLPQEALERIEAILKGEE
- a CDS encoding FAD-binding oxidoreductase produces the protein MDTLEALRRLFPGKVDTSPSERRRHGRDEGYPEEGEVLAVVYPESVADVQEALRFAREKGLAVIPFGAGTSLEGHLYPLKETLSLDFSRMNRILEVRPEDFLCVVEPGLTRKALNEALKGTGLFFPVDPGADATLGGMAATNASGTTTVRYGGMRANVLALQVVLANGEVLELGRGVRKASAGYDLKDLFLGSEGTLGIITRLTLRLQPLPEHIHTLRVFFPGVEEAALASYRVMASGLPVARLELLDELALRALNRYLQAGFPEKPALFLEFHSSTREALEAESALALSIMREAGALEVEAAKTEEERRRQWEARHQAYWALVHLFPGHRFVITDVAVPLSRLPEMVRYAQGLLEEMGLTGNILGHVGDGNFHTLVPVLPQDYPKAEAYAEALVRRALELGGTCTAEHGVGLRKKKYLPLEHGPALEWMRKLKALLDPEGLLNPGKVLDIAPSSRYS
- a CDS encoding 4a-hydroxytetrahydrobiopterin dehydratase, with the protein product MDWEIQQDPERLVKTFRFANFQEALAFVQRVGELAEAQNHHPRLTLEWGRVTVEWWTHSAGGITEKDREMARLTDLLLG
- a CDS encoding acyl-CoA thioesterase; the encoded protein is MEARTLELVFPEHTNPLGAAFGGFVLGLMDKVGSYAAARRARKPVVTVAVSSVEFKVPIRTGDLLEVVAKVIRVGRTSLTVEVEVYKERFGQENGRVLATKGELTYVAVNEKGQPVPVD
- the mutM gene encoding DNA-formamidopyrimidine glycosylase, whose product is MPELPEVENTRRKLLPLFLGKRLLAIQHQDPLRYRNTERALGQRVEDLCRRGKFLLFGLTEGWEMVVHLGMTGGFRLEETPHARVVFRLEDQEVFFHDPRRFGRIWVVKKGDYREIPLLLRLGPEPLSQDFRFPEFWLGLKGSQKPLKALLLDQRLAAGVGNIYADEALFRARLSPFRRGRDLSQGEAERLFAAIRTVLAEATALGGSTLSDRTYQQPDGLPGSFQLRHAVYGRTGLPCPVCGEPIARKTLGGRGTHFCPRCQGA